Genomic segment of Caproiciproducens sp. NJN-50:
CGGTCGCACACCTGGATGCAGCGCATGCATTTGATGCATTTGGAGAAATCCCGGATGAGGGGGAAATCCTTGTTCCACGGGGAATAAGGCAGCTCGCGCCGGTACGGCAGCTCCAGAATTCCCAGGTCGTTCGCCATGGCCTGCAGACTGCAGTTGCCGCTGCGCGCGCAGGTGGCGCAGTAGCAGTCGTGCTGGGAGAGGATCAGCTCCACATTGGTACGGCGCGCCTCCCGCACGCGGGGGCTGTTGGTGCGGATGACCATGCCCTCTTTTACCCTGTTGTTGCAGGCGGTCACCAGGCGGTCGGTTCCCTCCAGCTCCACCACGCAGACGCGGCAGGCCCCGATTTCGTTGATTCCCTTCAGATAGCACAGGGTGGGGATCGCAGCTCCGGCCGCGGAGGCGGCCGTCAGAATCGTGGCCCCTTCCTCCGCCTGAAAGGGAGTTCCGTTGATTGTGATATTTACCATTTCGCGATTCTTCCTCCCTTGAAAATCCCGTAGCCGAAGTGGTCGCAGCGCAGGCAGCGCGACGCTTCCTGCATGGCTTCCTCACTGGTCATGCCGTGTTCGATCGGCTCAAAGTCGCACGTCCTCTCCCCGGCGGGACGGAGCGTCATGTTCACCCTGCCGCAGGGGGGCCGGTCGCTGAGGTTCGGCTGGGGGATCTCCACCCCCGCCGTGATTTCGTGGTTGAATCCGAGATAGTTGTCGATGTTCGCCGCGGCGACCTTTCCGGCGGCAATCGCGCGGATCACGGTGGCGGGTCCGCTGGCGCAGTCGCCGCCCGCGAACAGATTGGCGACGTTTTCCACCTTGGCGCTGTTCTTTGCCTGGATGGCTCCGCGGCTGACCGGAACGCCGAACTCCGCGAACGGTTCGTACTCAATGCTCTGCCCGATGGCGACCACGATCAGGTCGCAGGGAAAGCGCAGCTCTCCAACGTCCGCGTTCCTCGGGGACGGGCGTCCGGCGGAATCCACTTTGCCGATGATCTGCGGCTTGAGCCACAGCGCGCAGGCGTTTCCGTTTTCATCCGCCTCTATGCGCGACGGGGCGTGCAGGCTCAGCACCTCGCATCCTTCCGCAAGGGCTCCCTCGACCTCCTCGGGCAGGGCGGTCATATCCTCCTGCCGGCGGCGGTACATGATCCCCACGCGGGAGGCCCCCAGACGCACGGCGGACCGGGCCACGTCCATCGCCACGTTTCCGCCGCCGATGACGGCGACGTTCCGGCCGCTGAAATCAGGATTGCGGCCGTTGCCGATTTCGCGCAGCATTTCGACAGCGGAAACGACCCCTCGGCTTTCCTCGCCCGGAATGCCCAGCTTTTTGTCGGAATGCGCGCCGATGGCGATGTAAACCGCGTCATATTGGCGCGTCAGCTCGGCGATCGGCAGACCGCGGCCCACTTCCACGCCTGTTTTCAGTTTCACGCCCGCCGACAGGATCGCGCCGATGTCCTGCTGAAGCATTTCGCGCGGCAGCCGGTAGCTGGGGATGCCGTAGCGGAGCATGCCGCCAGGCAGCGGCTGCTTTTCATAGACCGTGACGGAGTGACCCATCAGGGAAAGGTAATATGCCGCGCTGAGTCCGCCCGGCCCGGCGCCGACGACGGCGACCCGCTTTCCGGTGGAGTCGGCGCGCGCCGGCACGGGGACTTCTCCCGCATGGTCGGCCGCGTAGCGTTTCAGCCCCCGGATGTTGATGGAATCGTCGATCATGTTTCTGCGGCAGCGCGCCTCGCACGGATGCTCGCAGACGTATCCGCAGGATGCCGGAAACGGATTGTCCTTTCGGATCAGGCGGATTGCGTCCGCGCTTCTTCCTTCCGCCACCAGCGCGATATAGCCCGGGATATCCACCCCGGCCGGGCACAGCGCGACGCACGGCACGGGCTGGTTCAGGCTGCAGGTGCACCGGCCGTTCACGATATGCTCCACATAGTCCTCGCGAAAGCCGCGGACGCCGCGCAGCACCATTCCCGCCGCCTCCCAGCCGATCGCGCAGTCGGCGGTAGAGACGATCACGCGGGCGGTTTTTTCAATCAGGTCCAGCGTCCGCAGCGTTGCCCGGTGTTCCAGCACGTCTTCCAGAAGGGTTTCCAGCTGCGCCAGCCCAACGCGGCAGGGAACGCATTTTCCGCACGTCTGCGCCCGGCACAGTTTCAGAAAGGAAGCCGCCAGATCCACCGGGCAAAGCCCGGGCGGGCTTGCCACGATCCGGCGCTCCAGATCGCGGTAAAGTCCCTCCACCGCCGTCTGGGCTTTATCCGGCGTCGCTATCACCAGTCTGCTCAAAATTATTTCCCTCCAATTTTCCCCATCAATCCAAAAGCTCTAATTTGTTAAAAATGTAACGATTAATCCCGCGAATTTTTGTCAAAAAAATATCAAAGAATGTTTTAATTATAACGAATATCCCCAAAGATGTAAAGTATCGCAAAGAATTTTGTAACAAATCCAGGCATGCTAATTCTTCCATTTTCCCTGCGCGGACACGCGCCTGATGATTTTAAATCCGGGACATGATATAATTAAGGATCAGAAAGGGACAGGAGGAGATCGGAATGGCGGGAACAAGAAGAATGCCGGCGGAATGGGAACCGCACGAAAGGACGCTGATCCAGTGGCCGGTGCGCCGGTCGCTGATTCATCCGGAGAACAATGAGGAGGTCTGCGCCGGTTATGCGGCCGCGGCGCGGGCAGTCGCGGAGTTCGAACCGGTCACGGTCGTCGCGGCGGAGGACACCGCAGGGCGGGCCGAACGTCTCTGCGGCGGCAGGGCGGAAATCTTTACCGCGCCCCACAGCGACGCCTGGGTGCGGGACAGCGGCCCGACCGTCGTACTGGAAGAGGACGGCGCGCGGCTCGGCGTCCGCTGGCGCTTTAACGCCTGGGGCGGAAAATACGCTCCCTGCGAACCGGACCATGAGGCGGCGCGCGCCGTGCTGAAGCATTTGGGAATCCCGCGCGCGGACGCCCCGATCGTCCTGGAGGGCGGTTCGATCCACACGGACGGCGAGCGGACTCTTCTGACCACCGAACAATGCCTGCTCAATCCGAACCGGAACCCGGACCTCAGCCGCGAAATGATCGGGGAAACGCTGCGGGAATTTCTCGGCGTAAAGAAAGTGATCTGGCTGAATCGGGGCCTCGCGGGCGATGAGACGGACGGGCACGTGGACAATATCGCTTGCTTTGCCCGGCCCGGCACAGTCCTTTTACAGGTCTGCGACGATCCGGAAGACGAAAACTGTGAAATCACGGGGGAAAACCGTAAAATTTTAAATACCGCGCGGGATGCGGCGGGGCGCCCTCTGCAAGTGATCGAGATTCCCCAGCCGCCTGTGCGCTGCTTTGACGGGACCCGCCTGACGCTCAGCTACCTCAACTTCTATCTGGTCAACGGAGGGGTGGTTCTGCCCGTGTTCGGCGGGGATGCCAGGAAAACGGACGAGGCCGCGGTAAAGATCCTTCAGGAGGTTTTTCCGGATCGCAGAATCCGGACGGTGGACGGGATCCCGCTTGTGCGGGAAGGCGGGAATATCCACTGCATTACGCAGCAGATCCCGGCGGCGGGATCTGGCGGAGAGGAGAAGGCGGAATGAGAAATGTGACGGTGGCTGCGGTGCAGATGAGTTGCGGCGAATCCCCGGAAGAAAACCGGGACAGGGCGGAACGGATGGTGCGCCGCGCCGCGGAGCGGGGCGCGAACATCGTCTTGCTGCAGGAACTGTTTGAAACGCCCTATTTCTGTCAGTGCGAGGACGCGGCGGTGTACGGCTGGGCTGCGGAAACGGAGCGGAACCCCGCCGTGCGGCGTTTCCGCGCGGTTGCAAAGGAGCTTGGCGTGGTGCTTCCGGTCAGCTTCTATGAAAAGAAAAACAATGCCCGGTTCAACTCCGCCGCGATGATCGACGCGGACGGGAGCCTGCTCGGCGTCTACCGGAAAAGCCACATCCCGGATGGGCCGGGTTATGAGGAAAAGTTCTATTTCAGCCCCGGAGACACGGGATTTAAAGTCTGGGATACAAAATTTGGGCGCATCGGCGTCGGCATCTGCTGGGACCAGTGGTTCCCGGAGGCCGCCCGGTGCATGGCCCTTCTCGGCGCGGAGCTGCTTCTTTACCCGACCGCGATCGGTTCGGAACCGGAGGCCCCGGAGGTCGATTCCAAAGATCACTGGCAGCGGTGCATGGTCGGGCACGCGGCCTGTAATCTGGTGCCGGTCGCCGCCGCGAACCGGATCGGGAGGGAAACCTTCGGGTCCTCTTCCATCGAATTTTACGGCTCCTCTTTCATCGCCGGGCCGACCGGGGAAATCCTTGCGCAGGCTGGCCGCACGGAAGAGGCGGTTCTGACCGCAAAATTCGACCTGGACGCGCTCGAGGCGCAGCGGGCCGAGTGGGGCGTGTTCCGCGACCGCAGGCCGGAGCTTTACCGCCCGCTTCTGACGCTGGACGGCACGGGCGGAAGGGAATAATAAAAAACAGGGGGCGCGGCGAAAGCCGCGCCCCCTGTTGAAAATAATCGCGCCCTATTTTGCTTCCGAATATCCGAGAATGCCGGAAATCTCGTCGGCGGCCGCCTTGATGGCCGGCGCGTAATGCCGCACGAATTCGTCGCTGATGTGGAACACGGTGCCCGTCACGCTCAGCCCCGCCGCGATCTTCCCGGTGAAATCGCGCACGGGGAACGCGACGCACCGCGCCCCGATCTCGCATTCCTCGTTGTCGAACGTATAGCCCCTGCTGCGGGCCTGTCCCAGCGCGTCCAGGACGGCCTTAGGTTCCGTCAGCGTGTTTTTTGTGAAGCGCGTGAGCGTCTGTTCCCGAAAAAAGCGGTCGAGCTCTTCCGGCGAGCGGTTGAGCAGCAGCAGCTTGCCGACCCCGGTGCAGTGCAGCGGCGAACTGCTCCCGATCCTCTGGAGCGAGCGGACCAGATGGTCCGGCCCGTCCACCACCTCGACGTAAACCGCGCGGTTTTCCTGCTCGACGGCAAGACATACGGATTCCCCGCACCGCCGCGCCAGAGTTTCCATTACCGGCCTGGCGATCCGGTTGAGGGGACTCGCGTCGCGGATCTGCCCGGCCAGGCGGCACAGCCGGAAAGTGAGAAAATATTTCTGGCTCTCCGGGTCCTGCCGGACATAGCCCAGCTTCATCAGCGTGCGCAAAAAGCGGATCGCCGTGCTGGGAGGACAGCCGGTCAGTTCCGCCAGCCGCCTCAGCTGCACAGGCTCGCGGCAGGACGCCATCGTCTCCAGAATGAGGAAGACCTTTTCCACGGACTGGTTTTTTCCCGATGAGCCGTTGCGCTCAGAGAGTTCCTTTTTCATCAGATTTTGCAGAGATTTTCCGGTCTGCCGGCGAGGAAGGCCGTCACGTTGCCGAATTCGATCTTCGCTCGGCGCAGCATCGATTCCTCCGAGGCGAACGCGACGTGGGGCGTGAGAAGGACGTTCTTCGCGTGCAGCAGCGGGTAATCCTCCGGGATCGGCGGCTCCATGTCGAAGACGTCGATGCCCGCGCCCGCGATTTTTCCGCTGTTCAGCGCTTCGGCCAGCGCCTCGTTGTCCACGATCGCGCCGCGCGCGCAGTTGAGAAAGACGGCCCCCGGCCTCATTTGGCTGAACTGCTCTTTTCCGAAGGATTTTCTGGTTTCGGCGTTCAGCGGAAGATGAAGCGATACGATATCGCTGTTCCGCAGCAGTTCGCCGAGCCCGACAAACCGGATGCCGGCGGCTTTCGCCTCCTCCGACTCGTGGCGCGCACAGCCGAGCAGCTTTGCGCCGAACGCCCCGAACAACTGGGCCGTGCGGATCCCGATGCGTCCGGTGCCGACGATGCCTACCGTGCGTCCGCAGATTTCACGCCCGGTCAGCCCGGCCGAGGTTTTGCCGGTTCTGGCCGCCTGGTCCGCCGGGAGGATGTGGCGCAGGACGCCGACCGCCAG
This window contains:
- a CDS encoding NAD(P)-binding protein, with product MSRLVIATPDKAQTAVEGLYRDLERRIVASPPGLCPVDLAASFLKLCRAQTCGKCVPCRVGLAQLETLLEDVLEHRATLRTLDLIEKTARVIVSTADCAIGWEAAGMVLRGVRGFREDYVEHIVNGRCTCSLNQPVPCVALCPAGVDIPGYIALVAEGRSADAIRLIRKDNPFPASCGYVCEHPCEARCRRNMIDDSINIRGLKRYAADHAGEVPVPARADSTGKRVAVVGAGPGGLSAAYYLSLMGHSVTVYEKQPLPGGMLRYGIPSYRLPREMLQQDIGAILSAGVKLKTGVEVGRGLPIAELTRQYDAVYIAIGAHSDKKLGIPGEESRGVVSAVEMLREIGNGRNPDFSGRNVAVIGGGNVAMDVARSAVRLGASRVGIMYRRRQEDMTALPEEVEGALAEGCEVLSLHAPSRIEADENGNACALWLKPQIIGKVDSAGRPSPRNADVGELRFPCDLIVVAIGQSIEYEPFAEFGVPVSRGAIQAKNSAKVENVANLFAGGDCASGPATVIRAIAAGKVAAANIDNYLGFNHEITAGVEIPQPNLSDRPPCGRVNMTLRPAGERTCDFEPIEHGMTSEEAMQEASRCLRCDHFGYGIFKGGRIAKW
- a CDS encoding agmatine deiminase family protein, producing MAGTRRMPAEWEPHERTLIQWPVRRSLIHPENNEEVCAGYAAAARAVAEFEPVTVVAAEDTAGRAERLCGGRAEIFTAPHSDAWVRDSGPTVVLEEDGARLGVRWRFNAWGGKYAPCEPDHEAARAVLKHLGIPRADAPIVLEGGSIHTDGERTLLTTEQCLLNPNRNPDLSREMIGETLREFLGVKKVIWLNRGLAGDETDGHVDNIACFARPGTVLLQVCDDPEDENCEITGENRKILNTARDAAGRPLQVIEIPQPPVRCFDGTRLTLSYLNFYLVNGGVVLPVFGGDARKTDEAAVKILQEVFPDRRIRTVDGIPLVREGGNIHCITQQIPAAGSGGEEKAE
- the aguB gene encoding N-carbamoylputrescine amidase encodes the protein MRNVTVAAVQMSCGESPEENRDRAERMVRRAAERGANIVLLQELFETPYFCQCEDAAVYGWAAETERNPAVRRFRAVAKELGVVLPVSFYEKKNNARFNSAAMIDADGSLLGVYRKSHIPDGPGYEEKFYFSPGDTGFKVWDTKFGRIGVGICWDQWFPEAARCMALLGAELLLYPTAIGSEPEAPEVDSKDHWQRCMVGHAACNLVPVAAANRIGRETFGSSSIEFYGSSFIAGPTGEILAQAGRTEEAVLTAKFDLDALEAQRAEWGVFRDRRPELYRPLLTLDGTGGRE
- a CDS encoding IclR family transcriptional regulator; translation: MKKELSERNGSSGKNQSVEKVFLILETMASCREPVQLRRLAELTGCPPSTAIRFLRTLMKLGYVRQDPESQKYFLTFRLCRLAGQIRDASPLNRIARPVMETLARRCGESVCLAVEQENRAVYVEVVDGPDHLVRSLQRIGSSSPLHCTGVGKLLLLNRSPEELDRFFREQTLTRFTKNTLTEPKAVLDALGQARSRGYTFDNEECEIGARCVAFPVRDFTGKIAAGLSVTGTVFHISDEFVRHYAPAIKAAADEISGILGYSEAK
- a CDS encoding 2-hydroxyacid dehydrogenase, coding for MKISLLEPLGVPESVIRGLSSELTKAGHEFVCYDKKTTDKKELAERSKDSDIVMIANNPYPDEVVESAERLKMLAVAFTGIDHVGLAACKKKGVAVCNCAGYSNETVAELAVGLAVGVLRHILPADQAARTGKTSAGLTGREICGRTVGIVGTGRIGIRTAQLFGAFGAKLLGCARHESEEAKAAGIRFVGLGELLRNSDIVSLHLPLNAETRKSFGKEQFSQMRPGAVFLNCARGAIVDNEALAEALNSGKIAGAGIDVFDMEPPIPEDYPLLHAKNVLLTPHVAFASEESMLRRAKIEFGNVTAFLAGRPENLCKI